The following are encoded together in the Pseudoxanthomonas sp. YR558 genome:
- a CDS encoding cytochrome c1 has protein sequence MTKTFASRLAVFASGLLISFSAFAAEGGATLQAGNDLGDRASLQRGAQLYMNYCAGCHSLKYMRYSRMAEDLGLTEDEVMNNLNFTGAKFGEQVQVSMPHDPATKWFGKMPPDLSVIARVRGSDWIYTYLKSFYLDESRPLGWNNKLFPNASMPNPLWELQGLQHAEFGPADPATGERHVEGLKVAQAGRQSAQEFDQTARDITNFLEYVGEPAALKRQSIGVWVILFLAALTFLAYLLKEEYWKDVH, from the coding sequence ATGACTAAGACTTTCGCCTCTCGCCTAGCTGTATTCGCCAGCGGGTTGCTGATCTCGTTCTCCGCGTTCGCCGCAGAAGGCGGCGCCACGCTGCAGGCCGGCAACGACCTGGGCGACCGCGCCTCGCTGCAGCGCGGTGCGCAGCTGTACATGAACTACTGCGCGGGCTGCCATTCGCTGAAGTACATGCGCTATTCGCGCATGGCCGAAGACCTGGGCCTGACCGAAGACGAGGTGATGAACAACCTCAACTTCACCGGCGCCAAGTTCGGCGAGCAGGTCCAGGTATCGATGCCGCACGACCCGGCGACGAAGTGGTTCGGCAAGATGCCGCCGGACCTGAGCGTCATCGCCCGCGTGCGTGGCAGCGACTGGATCTACACCTACCTGAAGTCGTTCTACCTCGACGAATCGCGTCCGCTGGGCTGGAACAACAAGTTGTTCCCGAACGCCTCCATGCCGAACCCCCTGTGGGAACTGCAGGGCTTGCAGCACGCGGAGTTCGGCCCCGCCGATCCAGCGACGGGCGAGCGCCACGTGGAAGGCCTCAAGGTGGCGCAGGCCGGTCGCCAGAGCGCGCAGGAGTTCGACCAGACCGCGCGCGACATCACCAACTTCCTGGAGTATGTCGGCGAGCCGGCGGCCCTGAAGCGCCAGAGCATCGGCGTGTGGGTGATCCTGTTCCTGGCAGCGCTGACGTTCCTGGCCTACCTCCTCAAGGAGGAGTACTGGAAGGACGTCCACTAA
- a CDS encoding glutathione S-transferase N-terminal domain-containing protein, with translation MAASPRMRNTLTLFSSTDDVLCHRVRLVLAAKGVSYDLVPVDPQNPPEDLIDLNPYHSVPTLVERDLVLYAASVVSEYLDERYPHPPLMPVDPLSRARLRLAMLRIEHDWVPQVQAIQLGNKQQAEAGRKRLKELLTASVPLFKASKFFLNPEMSLADCAMAPIIWRLPSLDVPLPKDGKAIEDYGNRIFRNPGFIRSLTDAEKKLREIPA, from the coding sequence ATGGCTGCGAGTCCACGTATGCGCAATACACTGACGTTGTTTTCCTCCACCGATGATGTGCTCTGCCACCGCGTGCGGCTGGTACTCGCCGCCAAGGGCGTGAGTTACGACCTGGTGCCGGTGGATCCGCAGAACCCGCCCGAAGACCTCATCGACCTCAATCCCTACCATTCCGTGCCCACCTTGGTGGAGCGCGACTTGGTGCTGTACGCCGCTTCGGTGGTCAGCGAATACCTGGATGAACGCTATCCACATCCTCCGCTGATGCCGGTGGATCCGCTCTCCCGCGCGCGACTGCGCCTGGCGATGCTGCGTATCGAGCATGACTGGGTGCCGCAAGTGCAGGCGATCCAGCTGGGCAACAAGCAGCAGGCCGAAGCCGGTCGGAAGCGCTTGAAGGAACTGCTGACCGCGTCGGTGCCGCTGTTCAAGGCGAGCAAGTTCTTCCTCAATCCCGAAATGAGCCTCGCCGATTGCGCGATGGCCCCGATCATCTGGCGCCTGCCTTCACTGGACGTGCCGCTGCCGAAGGACGGCAAGGCGATCGAGGATTACGGCAACCGCATCTTCCGCAACCCCGGCTTCATCCGCAGTCTGACGGACGCAGAGAAGAAGCTTCGCGAGATCCCGGCCTAG
- a CDS encoding ClpXP protease specificity-enhancing factor, translating into MTDDSSRMTSHRPYLLRALNEWIADNGMTPHLLVDATQAGVQVPMSAVKEGKVVLNIAERAVVRLMIDNEAVSFTARFGGVSHPVYVPISAVLAIYSRETGQGMALPDDVAPGPEPDGDDEPPSHDTPPDDETPPTPGKRPPFLRVVK; encoded by the coding sequence ATGACCGACGATTCCTCCCGCATGACCAGCCACCGCCCGTACCTGCTGCGGGCGCTCAACGAGTGGATCGCGGACAACGGCATGACGCCGCACCTGCTCGTGGATGCCACCCAGGCAGGTGTGCAGGTGCCGATGAGCGCGGTGAAGGAAGGCAAGGTCGTGCTCAACATCGCCGAGCGCGCGGTCGTGCGGCTGATGATCGACAACGAGGCGGTGAGCTTCACCGCACGTTTCGGGGGCGTCAGTCATCCGGTGTACGTTCCGATCAGCGCCGTGCTCGCGATTTATTCGCGCGAGACGGGGCAGGGCATGGCGTTGCCTGATGATGTGGCTCCCGGCCCGGAACCCGACGGCGACGATGAGCCGCCATCGCACGATACGCCGCCCGATGACGAGACCCCGCCGACACCAGGCAAGCGTCCGCCGTTCTTGCGCGTGGTGAAGTAG
- a CDS encoding DUF3301 domain-containing protein: MSPLSALLWMVAAAAAFAYWNAARAAAERAGVLGRNACKAAGVIWLDQSVHAAGLRVCRGEDGWLGFERSFRFEYSHDGIDRHVGRMVLRKGELVSFVGPVVPSVTPLDLH; this comes from the coding sequence ATGTCGCCGCTCAGCGCATTGCTGTGGATGGTGGCGGCCGCAGCGGCCTTCGCCTACTGGAATGCCGCGCGCGCCGCTGCAGAGCGCGCCGGCGTGCTGGGTCGCAACGCCTGCAAGGCAGCCGGCGTGATCTGGCTCGACCAGAGCGTGCACGCCGCGGGGCTCCGGGTGTGCCGTGGCGAAGATGGCTGGCTAGGCTTCGAGCGCAGTTTCCGCTTCGAGTACTCGCACGACGGCATCGACCGGCATGTCGGTCGCATGGTGTTGCGCAAGGGCGAGTTGGTGTCGTTCGTGGGACCGGTCGTTCCGTCGGTCACGCCGCTCGACCTGCACTGA
- the nadC gene encoding carboxylating nicotinate-nucleotide diphosphorylase: MSQRPTPPPEDVIRDDVARALAEDVGPGDITAALLPDTADIAYLLCKEAAVIAGRPWFDACHRALDPDVRIEWRVQEGDRVAARTVLATLSGRTRALVTAERAALNFLQTLSGTATTTSAYVDAVRGTGCTILDTRKTLPGLRLAQKYAVRCGGGRNHRIGLYDTVMLKENHVRAAGSLTAAIRAARSAQPSLPLIVEVETLDQLDEALSEGCERILVDDFDAVTRREAVRRAKAAPYDGRIPLEVSGGVDMTTLAGIAADGVDFVSIGALTKHVRAIDLSMKLGPAP, encoded by the coding sequence ATGAGCCAGCGCCCGACGCCCCCGCCCGAGGACGTGATCCGCGACGATGTCGCGCGCGCGTTGGCCGAGGACGTCGGTCCCGGCGATATAACCGCCGCGCTCTTGCCCGACACCGCAGACATCGCCTACCTGCTCTGCAAGGAAGCAGCCGTCATCGCCGGGCGCCCGTGGTTCGATGCCTGCCATCGTGCCCTCGATCCGGATGTACGCATCGAATGGCGCGTGCAGGAAGGCGATCGCGTGGCGGCCCGAACCGTACTGGCGACGCTATCCGGTCGCACGCGTGCCCTGGTCACGGCCGAGCGCGCCGCGCTGAATTTCCTGCAGACGCTGTCCGGTACCGCGACCACCACGTCGGCGTATGTCGATGCGGTGCGCGGCACCGGCTGCACGATCCTCGACACGCGCAAGACGCTGCCCGGCCTGCGCCTGGCGCAGAAGTACGCCGTCCGCTGCGGCGGCGGGCGCAACCATCGCATCGGCCTGTACGACACCGTGATGCTGAAGGAGAACCACGTGCGTGCCGCTGGTTCGCTCACCGCGGCAATCCGCGCCGCGCGGTCCGCGCAGCCGTCATTGCCGCTGATCGTCGAGGTGGAAACGCTCGACCAACTGGATGAGGCGCTATCGGAGGGGTGCGAACGCATCCTGGTCGACGACTTCGATGCCGTTACCCGCCGCGAAGCCGTGCGGCGCGCGAAGGCAGCGCCTTACGACGGCCGCATTCCACTGGAAGTTTCAGGCGGCGTGGACATGACGACGCTCGCCGGGATCGCCGCCGACGGGGTGGATTTCGTCTCTATCGGCGCGCTTACCAAGCACGTACGCGCCATCGACCTGTCAATGAAGCTAGGGCCCGCACCTTGA